In the genome of Dermacentor andersoni chromosome 3, qqDerAnde1_hic_scaffold, whole genome shotgun sequence, one region contains:
- the LOC140216301 gene encoding uncharacterized protein, protein MSANDLPTLSVLVDGVQTQVTPVVDGDGRRVPFGDGFAYRTPDGTVITVIFQECETNTSSAMEATPADLSVAPMEERSRSPEDELWSVRRTRFLILKYKELNPLVGKKGGLKTKKAMWQEIARMINTEFSVVITELQVQNKWKSLERSYKKTKIKNNSSGHSTALCEYEEELSDVLEKEHHITPTVLMKPGGTIEKDSSMSPGADDGTDMEPELSMGKPLTRPASAAGVNAHPKGALRRKKDSTSLNALLREFKEAKEERAERFDRKMALLERLVTAVEKVATTAPE, encoded by the exons ATGTCAGCGAACGACTTGCCGACGCTGTCGGTACTTGTAGACGGGGTGCAAACTCAGGTTACCCCTGTAGTCGACGGCGATGGGAGGCGCGTTCCCTTCGGCGATGGATTTGCCTACAGAACGCCAG ATGGAACGGTCATCACGGTGATATTTCAAGAATGTGAAACTAATACGTCATCTGCCATGGAGGCAACGCCTGCGGACCTCAGCGTCGCACCGATGGAGGAGCGATCCAGATCCCCCGAGGATGAACTCTGGAGTGTTCGGAGGACCCGGTTCCTCATTTTGAAATATAAAGAGCTGAATCCTCTCGTCGGGAAAAAAGGCGGCCTTAA gacaAAAAAGGCCATGTGGCAAGAAATTGCTCGTATGATCAACACAGAGTTCTCAGTTGTGATAACCGAGCTGCAGGTGCAGAATAAATGGAAGAGCCTTGAACGATCATATaagaagacaaaaataaaaaacaattcaTCGGGGCACTCGACGGCTTTGTGTGAATACGAAGA AGAGCTAAGTGATGTTCTTGAAAAAGAACACCACATCACACCGACAGTGCTGATGAAGCCTGGAGGAACAATTGAGAAAGACAGCAG CATGTCTCCCGGCGCTGATGACGGCACTGACATGGAGCCAGAATTGTCAATGGGCAAACCCCTGACAAGGCCTGCATCAGCTGCAGGTGTGAATGCACACCCTAAGGGTGCCTTGCGAAGAAAAAAGGACAGCACATCGCTGAATGCCCTCTTAAGAGAATTTAAGGAGGCGAAGGAAGAGCGGGCCGAACGCTTTGATAGGAAAATGGCTTTGTTAGAGCGGCTGGTTACAGCTGTGGAGAAAGTTGCCACAACGGCTCCTgaataa